Within Paenibacillus albicereus, the genomic segment GCCCGAACAGGAACTTGTCGAGGCCGCTTTGGCTGCCGTCGCCGCTATGCTGGATCATCGTGAGTAGCACGATGCCGAAGCCGAAAAACGAGGACAGCACGATGCCCATCGCCGCGTCCGGCTTGATTCGCGAGCGGGCCGTGACGACCCGGATCGCGAGCGTGCCGACGATGCCGGCGGCGACGGCGCCGAGCATGAACAGCGGCAGCGACTTGGTCCCGCTGAGCAGGAAGGCGACGCAAATGCCGGGCAGCGCGGTATGCGCGATCGTATCGCCCATGAGGCTCTGGCGGCGCAGGTAGGCGAAGCAGCCGATCATGCCGCTGCTCAGGCCGAGCAGCATGCAGCCGAGCGCGATCCAGCGCAGATTCGGATCGCTCGCGAGGGCGGAGATGGAATCCCAGAGGCTGTTCATGCCTCCGCCCCCTTCGAGGCTGCGGCTGCGGTCCCTGCCGCTTCGGCCGAGACCGCCGGCGCAGTGGCGACCGCAGATTCAGCCGTGGCGCGGGATGGCGATGCCGCTGCGGCGGCGAACGCCATCCGGCCGCCATACGTCCGCTGCAGGTTCGCCTCCGTGAACGTCTCGGCCGTCGGACCGAACGCCTGCAGCGACACGTTGAGCAGCAGCACGCTGTCGAAGTATTCCGGCACGGTCGCCAGGTCGTGATGCACGACGATGACCGTCTTGCCTTCCGAGCGGAGACGCCGCAGCAGGTCGACGATCGCCTTTTCGGTAGCGGCGTCGACGCCGGCGAACGGCTCATCCATAAAATACAGGTCCGCGTCCTGGGCCAGCGCCCGGGCGAGGAACACCCGCTGCTGCTGGCCGCCCGACAATTGGCTGATCTGCCGGTCGGCGAACGCCTCCATGCCGACTCCTTTCAGGCAGTCCATGGCGATCGCCTTTTCCTTGCGCCCCGGGCGGCGGAACCAGCCGAGGCGGCCGTAGCGGCCCATCATGACGACATCGAGCGCATGCGTCGGGAAGTCCCAGTCGACCGACTCCCGCTGCGGCACGTATCCGATGCGTCCCCGCACCTCGGCGACCGGCCGGCCGAACGCCCGCACGCTGCCGCCGAGCGAAGGCGTGAGGCCGAGAATCGTCTTGATGAGCGTCGACTTGCCGGCTCCGTTCGGTCCGACGATCGCGATCAGCTCTCCCTGCGGCGCCTGAAAGGTCACCTCCCGCAGCACGGCCTGGCTGCGGTACGCGGAGCTCAGCCCGCTCACCTCCAGCACCGGCTGCGAAGCCTCGGCCGCCCGTGCGTCTTGTTCGCTTTTACTCATGGTGTGCTCTCTCCTTTCAACGCTTCCGCGATCGTATCGACGTTATGCCGGAACATGCCGGCATACGTTCCCTCCGGCGTGCCCGCCTCGCCCATCGCGTCCGAAAACAGCTCGCCGCCGATGACGACCGTGCTCCCCATCCGCGCGGCCCCCTCGATGACGGATTCGATCGACTTGCGCGGGATGCTCGATTCGACGAATACTGCCGGGATACCGCGCTCGACGAGGAAATCACGCAGGGAAGCGACGTCTTTGGACCCGTATTCCGAGGAGGTGCTCATGCCCTGCAGTCCGGTCACTTCCAACCCATAGGCGCGGCCGAAGTAGCCGAAGGCGTCATGGGCGGTGACCAGCACCCGCCGCTCCTCCGGTATGGACCCGATCCGCTCCAGCGCGTAGGCGTGGAGCTCCTCGAGCTCCGAGATGTAGGCGTCCGCCCGCTGGCGGTAGCCCGCCTCATGCTCCGGATCCTCCGCGATCAGCGTGTCGCGGACCTTCTCGACGGCGTATGTCCAAAGGCTCGCGTTGAACCAGACATGCGGGTCGGGCGAGCCCGATCCCGGCTCGCTCTCGAGGACGCGATCCTCGGGTACGCCGTCCGTTACGGCGACGACGGGGCGGGAGCGGCCCAGCTTCTCCAGCACTTCCGTCATCTTGCCCTCCAGATGAAGCCCGCTGTAGAGCACGACATCCGCTTCGTCCAGCTTGACCATGTCGCCATGCGAAGCCTTGTACAGATGAGGATCGACGCCCGGTCCCATGAGCGCGGTGACGCTCACCCGATCCCCTCCGACTTCCTTGGCCGCATCCGCGATCATGCCGGTCGTCGTCGTGACGGCCAACGTGCCCGGCGCCGGGTCGCTGCCGCCCTGGCCTTCGTTCTGCTGTCCGCAGGCTTGAAACGCCAGCATCGCGCCGAGCAGCGCCATGCCGCCGAGCAGCCTTTGCACGCTTCGATGCATGTTCATGTTTTCGTTCCTCTCCTTCCGGCCCCCTATGTTGGCTGTGCGACTATATGTTCATCCTACACAATATTGTTTCTCTTGTGCAACATATTTTTGTCGGACTAACATTTTCGCTCCTTGCGCACGCCAAAAAACCGCCCCGGCACGCTCCCGAAATCGGGAGGTGCCAGGGCGGTGAGCGCCTGAAAAGCCGACCGGCCGCATCCGCTGCCATAGAGGCGGATCAAGCCTTGGCGATATGGGTCTTGTCGAAATCCGCCGAGTCGAACCAGTCCCCCGACTGCGCCCATGTCGCATCGAGCGGAATCCAGCCGCCGTCCTCGTCCGCAAGCCGAACCTCGTTCCAGGCATGGGAGCCGAAGCCGCCGCGGCCGTCGGCGCCCATGCCCGTTACGACCTTGACCTCCAGGCCGACCGCGCGCGCCATCACGGCATAAAGCCTGGCCGTATCGATGCAGACGCCCTTGCGGGTGCGGAACGTATCCTCCGGCGTCTGCTCTTTCCAGACGCCGCGCTCGACGTAGCCGTCGGCCTTGTCCCAGTCGTAGGCGATGCGGCTGCCGAGCCAGTCGTACAGCCTCCGTGCCCGCTCGCGGTCGCCGTCCGCGCCGGACGTGATCCGGAGCGCGGCGGCGGCGATATCGTCCGGAATATCCGCGTCGACCAGCTCGTAGCGGCGCTGCATGACCTGCTGCAGCTCGCTGCCGACCGCCTCGGTGATGACCGGGCCGCCGCCCTTCAGCAGATCGCCGGCAAGCGGCTGCAGGAGGCGGTCCGCCGCCTGCCGGTACACCGGCGAGCTCTCGATGCCGGCCGCCAGCGGAGCCGACGGAAACAGCGAGACATAGAGGAACAGTCCCGCCAGCAGGACCAGCGCGCGGCCGATGCCGTGCAGCCCGCCGAGCAGCGCGCCGGCGGCGCGGCTGGCCAGTCCTCCTCCCGCCGACTGGCGGGGCGGCCGCGAGCTCCGGCGGGAACCGCGGCGGCGCGGCCCTTCCTCCTCCGCATCAAGCCCATACGGTCCGTAGGGCTCGTCCTCACCGCTCCAGCGGTCATGCCCATAGAGCTCGTCCCGGCCGCGACGCCGATGCTCGGCGTACCGTTCCTCCCGCTCCTTCCACTCCTCCCCATCTTCCCGCTCCGCCTCGTCCTCGTCGTCTTCTAGGCCGGACGGACGGGTCAGCAACTCGTAGCCCCTCCATGCCAGCGGCGTGAAGGCGGACAGCAGCAGCCGCAGCGCCGCATATGCGAGCAGGAACAGCACGCCGATCCGCAGCAGCGGCAAGTCGCGCACGCTCGTCAGGAACGTATACCAGACCTGCTCGAGCGACCCGAGGCCGCGCTCCGGCACGACGACCTGCCTCCTCAGCCAGTCCGCCGCAGGGGCGGACAGTAGCTGCGCCAGGCGCGCCGCGCCAAGCACAGAAAGGACGAGCAGGATGCCGTCCCATACGAACGAAAACAGCCGCCGCGAGGAGCGTCCCGCCCCTCGGCGGAAGCCTTGCAGCAGCGAGGCCGCGATCAGCAGCAGCACGGCCAAGGCGACCGGCTCCAGGCCAAGCAGCGAGCGCAGCCATCCCGGCTCCTCCATCCGCATCTCCTCCCTTTCTGCGGCCGCGGCCGCGCCGGCGGCGCGCTCTCGCTAGCCGCCTCTTTTCGCGCCCTCGATCAAGGCGCGGATCGTGCCGTCGATGCTCCAGCTGCCGAGCGGAGCGCCTTTGAACGCAACGTCCACCTTGTCCTCGCCCTTGGCCCCGGTCAGCTCCAGGTTGCGTGTCGTGACCGTATAGGTGCCGTCGCCGTTGTCCTTGTAGACGGCCTCTGCCGCCTCGCCGGCCATCGCCGTCACCGCCTGGTCGCGCACCTTGTCTCCCAGGTCGCGCAGATCCTGCAGGTTGTAGCCGCTGTACAGCACGAGCCCGATCACGATGACCGCGGCGAGCGCCCATTTGGCGACCGTCTTGACGATGCCGATGACGAGCAGCAGCACGACGAGCCCGGCGGCCAGCACGAGCCAATTCTCTTCGAAGAACGTTTTCCACGTATCCAGATCCAATCCGGAAAGATCCATCGTTCAAGCCCCCCTGTGGCAGACGCCTTGAAAACCGCCGGCGCCTCGCTTCTTTCCCCAGTCCCCATTATACCCGACCCCCTTTGGAGCGTAAACGCGGCCCCGGTCCAGGCGGTCATATCCTGGCGGCGCGGGGCGTACAAGTAGTAGAGCCTGGCCGCAAGGCCCGCCGAGGCAAAAGAAAGCCGCAAAGGAGGCTGCTCGCCGTGAAGACAGCCGTCTGGCTGTATCTGTTTCTTTTCGTGGCGTTTTTCGACCTGCACGCCCAGTATCCGATCCTCACGCCGTTCGCCGTCTCGCTCGGCGCGGCTCCGTCCTTCATCGGCCTGATGATGGGCCTGTACTCGCTCACGCATCTTCCGGGCAATCTGATCGCCGGCTACGGCATCGACCGCTTCGGCAGCCGCCTGTTCATCTCGCTCAGCCTGCTCGGAGCGGGCCTCATCCTGCTGGTGCAGGCGCAGGTGACCAACCCATGGCAGCTGCTCGCCCTGCGCTCGGTGAGCGGCTTCGTGCTCGCCTTCCTCTCGCCGGCCTGCAGCGCGCTGCTCGCCCGCATGGCCACGTCGGCGCTGCAGCAGGGCCGGCTCATGTCCGGCAGCGGCCTCGTGCACACGCTCGCCTCCGTCGTCTCGCCGGCGGCCGGCGCCTTCCTCGTCGCCCGCATCGGCTTCGCCAGCGCCTTCAACCTGCTCGGCTGGGTGCTCGTCGCCACGGCCGTCTGCTCCATCCTGTTCGTGCGCGATCCGAAGTCCGCCCCGGCCGCCGCGAAGCCCGCCGCCGATCCGTCCTTGGGTGAAGCGGGCGGCAGCGGACGCATCCCCTGGCTGCTGTACTCGCTGCCGATCGCGGTCAGCTGCTCGCAGGGCATCCTTTCCTTCGAGCTGCCGCTTCTGTCCGCCACCACCGAAGGGATGATGCGCACCGGCATCCTGTTCTCCGTCGTCAGCCTCGGCGGGCTCGTGACGCTCAGCATGCTGTTCCTGAACCGCGTCTCCGCCTTCTCGCGCACGCTGCTCGGCGCTCTCCTGCTCGCGGCCGCCTACTACGGCATCGCCGCAGGGGCGCCGGTCCCCTTGGTATACCTGCTGTTCGTCGTCGGCATGGCGAAGGGCGTCATCTTCCCCGCTCTGTCCACGCTGCTCATCGAGCTGAGTCCGAGCAATCGGTACGGCCGCACGTTTTCCATGCTGTCGATTTCGTTCTCGGTCGGAGCTTTCCTCGGACCGATGATCGCCGGCCAAGTCCGGCATCTCGTCTCGCCTTATTTCATCTCGTTCCTCGTGCTGATGGCCGCAGCGGCCATCCTTCCGTTCCATGGGGGCTTCCGGCGGCCCTCCGCCGCGCCAGCCGCCCATTTGCGCTGAATATGGGTGAATGCACAGGGCGCGTGCCAGGGAGGCACATATACTGCACCATGTCTGCCGGAACGGATTGCCGCCGAGTACCTCGGCGCTTCCCTCCGAACGACCCCAACAAGCAGCGAAGGGGTGACAAATCAGATGTCTTATGTCGAAGGTGTTGCAGGTGCAGGCGCTTGCGGTCCTGTTGGCGGATACGGCGGCGCGTGGGGCTCCACGGGCGCGATCCTCGTCCTGTTCATTCTGCTCGTAATCATCATCAGCAGCTTCTGCTACTAAGCATGAGCCCCCGCTCTCATAAACCCCTTGAAGGCCCGCCTCGGCGGGCCTTCCTTTTTCCTTGTAGCGGACGCGGAAGAAGGGTATCGTATTAGCTAAAAGCGGCCTGGGACGGACAAGCCGTCCCCGCGCCGGGCGGAAGGAGCGGGGCGGCGAATGACGAGCGTCATCATCGTGGAAGGCAAGAACGACCGCAGCCGGCTGCGGCGCGTGCTGAGGGACGAGGTCGCCATCCTGTGCACCTACGGCACGCCGGGCACGGCTCAGCTGGAGCTCCTGCGCAAGCAGGCCGGCGACGCGCAGGTGTTCATCTTCACCGACAACGACGCATCCGGCAAGCGCATCCGGGGCATGCTGCGCGACCAGTTCCCCGACGCCGAGCATATCTACACGCGGCGCGGCTATCCCGGCGTGGAGAAGACGCCCCCGGAATACTTGCTGGAGCAGCTTCTGAAGGCCGGCTTCGAGGAAGAGCTGATCTTTCCGGAGCCGCCCGAGGGTTCCCGTTGGAGCAAGGAAGACGGCCTGTAGCGCATGGATGCGCCGCAGGCCGTCTTCAATTGAGGGAGCTTCATTCTCCATCCTCCAGCTTGATGGCGGCGATGCGCTCAGGCCCGCTCGGAGCCTGTCTTGCGCGGAGCGGACGGACGGTGGCGGATGCGCCGCAGCACCTCTCCGGTCTGCTCCGCCGACTGAGGACGGAAGAACAGGTAGCCTTGGATCTCGTCGCAGTCATGCTCCAGCAGATAGCTCAGCTGCAGGTCCGACTCCACCCCTTCGGCGACGACCGACAGCTTGAGGCGGCGCGCGATGAGCAGCATCGCGTGAATGATCGCCTCGTCCCGCTCGTCGACGCCGATGCCGCTGACGAAGCTGCGGTCGATCTTGATCCGGCCGACCGGCAGCCGCTTCAAATAGCTGAGCGAGGAATGCTGCGTGCCGAAGTCGTCGATCGACAGCAGGATGCCCATGTCGCGCAGCTGCTCCAGCGTGGCGAGGTTCTCGTTGCGCATCGCCATGTTTTCGGTGATCTCAAGCTCCAGGCAGCTCGGATCGAGCCCTGTGTCCTCGAGCACGCGCCGCACCGTGCCGACCAGATCCGGCGCCGCGAACTGGCGCGCCGACAGGTTCACCGCGATCCGCAGTCCCGCGGCCCCGGCATCCTGCCATGCCTTGTTCTGGGCGCAAGCCTCGCGCAGCGCCCACGCGCCGATCTCGACGATGAGGCCGGTCTCCTCCGCAAGCGGGATGAACTTCTGCGGCGACACTTGGCCGAACCGGGGATGGTTCCAGCGCAGCAGCGCTTCCAGTCCGGTGAGCCTGCCCGATGCGGCCTCGATCTGCGGCTGGTAATGCAGCTCGAACTCCCCCCGCTCCAGCGCGCGGCGGAGGCCGTTGCGCAGCTCCATCAGCTCCGCGGCGCCGGCCTCCTCGGTGCCGTCGAACCATTTGTAGTGGTTCTTTCCTTCTTCCTTGGCCCGATACATCGCCAGGTCGGCGTGCTTCGTCAGCTCCTCCGCATCCGCGCCGTGGTCGGGATAGAGGGCGATGCCGATGCTTGTCGTCAAGAAATACTCCGCTCCGCGCAGTTGAAACGGCATCCGGAAGCGGCCGATGATCGCGTCGGCAAGAACCTCCGCTTCGCGCATGCCGCTGACGCCCGGAAGCACGACGGTGAACTCGTCGCCTCCGAGCCGGAAGCAGGCCGGGCCGTCTCCCGGCATCCGCTCGAGGCCCCGTTCCTGCCGGTCGGTCAGCCGGAGCGAGGCCTCCCGAAGCAGGTGGTCGCCGAGCTGATGGCCGAACGTATCGTTGACCAGCTTGAACTGGTCCAGGTCGAGATAGAGCAGCGCGACGCCCTTCCCCGGCTGCTCCCCGGCTCTGGCGATCGTCTGCTCCAGATGCAGGTTGAAGCAGGAGCGGTTGAACAGGCCGGTCAGCGGATCACGATAGGCGAGGAAATGCAGCTCCCGCTCCTTGCTGGCCAGCATGCGGTTCTGCTCGCGCAGCTCTTCTTCGATCGCGATCAGCTCCTCGTTGGAAGCTTCGATCTCCTCGTTCGCCTCCTGCAGCTCGCGCGTCCGCTCATCGACCTTGGCCTCCAGCTTGTAGCGGCCCGTGAGCTGCACGTACA encodes:
- a CDS encoding putative bifunctional diguanylate cyclase/phosphodiesterase, which gives rise to MRQSIRRYMPSRRERLTLWGLLGLLFILLSSMVLWSTALYRQQLTDEAYRDASRQLSFKANELRLGVERRVLLTESLVAFVETELRYNGYVDYGRFNQFSSHFVPALPDVKNLSLYPSGVAWYVYPQKGNELLLGVNLFQDTRPAIRENAERARGLRTVTLVGPLELIQGGSGLVTRQSVYHDDQFWGFASVVLDMKDLLGGISDDFQHEQFDIALRVNGNVLLGESALFGGSRLRELVDVPDGTWELAGQLKEEALRQIETKLWLARFGSAAVMMLVLYLLYVQLTGRYKLEAKVDERTRELQEANEEIEASNEELIAIEEELREQNRMLASKERELHFLAYRDPLTGLFNRSCFNLHLEQTIARAGEQPGKGVALLYLDLDQFKLVNDTFGHQLGDHLLREASLRLTDRQERGLERMPGDGPACFRLGGDEFTVVLPGVSGMREAEVLADAIIGRFRMPFQLRGAEYFLTTSIGIALYPDHGADAEELTKHADLAMYRAKEEGKNHYKWFDGTEEAGAAELMELRNGLRRALERGEFELHYQPQIEAASGRLTGLEALLRWNHPRFGQVSPQKFIPLAEETGLIVEIGAWALREACAQNKAWQDAGAAGLRIAVNLSARQFAAPDLVGTVRRVLEDTGLDPSCLELEITENMAMRNENLATLEQLRDMGILLSIDDFGTQHSSLSYLKRLPVGRIKIDRSFVSGIGVDERDEAIIHAMLLIARRLKLSVVAEGVESDLQLSYLLEHDCDEIQGYLFFRPQSAEQTGEVLRRIRHRPSAPRKTGSERA
- a CDS encoding metal ABC transporter ATP-binding protein, which gives rise to MSKSEQDARAAEASQPVLEVSGLSSAYRSQAVLREVTFQAPQGELIAIVGPNGAGKSTLIKTILGLTPSLGGSVRAFGRPVAEVRGRIGYVPQRESVDWDFPTHALDVVMMGRYGRLGWFRRPGRKEKAIAMDCLKGVGMEAFADRQISQLSGGQQQRVFLARALAQDADLYFMDEPFAGVDAATEKAIVDLLRRLRSEGKTVIVVHHDLATVPEYFDSVLLLNVSLQAFGPTAETFTEANLQRTYGGRMAFAAAAASPSRATAESAVATAPAVSAEAAGTAAAASKGAEA
- a CDS encoding MFS transporter, with protein sequence MKTAVWLYLFLFVAFFDLHAQYPILTPFAVSLGAAPSFIGLMMGLYSLTHLPGNLIAGYGIDRFGSRLFISLSLLGAGLILLVQAQVTNPWQLLALRSVSGFVLAFLSPACSALLARMATSALQQGRLMSGSGLVHTLASVVSPAAGAFLVARIGFASAFNLLGWVLVATAVCSILFVRDPKSAPAAAKPAADPSLGEAGGSGRIPWLLYSLPIAVSCSQGILSFELPLLSATTEGMMRTGILFSVVSLGGLVTLSMLFLNRVSAFSRTLLGALLLAAAYYGIAAGAPVPLVYLLFVVGMAKGVIFPALSTLLIELSPSNRYGRTFSMLSISFSVGAFLGPMIAGQVRHLVSPYFISFLVLMAAAAILPFHGGFRRPSAAPAAHLR
- a CDS encoding transglutaminase domain-containing protein; this translates as MEEPGWLRSLLGLEPVALAVLLLIAASLLQGFRRGAGRSSRRLFSFVWDGILLVLSVLGAARLAQLLSAPAADWLRRQVVVPERGLGSLEQVWYTFLTSVRDLPLLRIGVLFLLAYAALRLLLSAFTPLAWRGYELLTRPSGLEDDEDEAEREDGEEWKEREERYAEHRRRGRDELYGHDRWSGEDEPYGPYGLDAEEEGPRRRGSRRSSRPPRQSAGGGLASRAAGALLGGLHGIGRALVLLAGLFLYVSLFPSAPLAAGIESSPVYRQAADRLLQPLAGDLLKGGGPVITEAVGSELQQVMQRRYELVDADIPDDIAAAALRITSGADGDRERARRLYDWLGSRIAYDWDKADGYVERGVWKEQTPEDTFRTRKGVCIDTARLYAVMARAVGLEVKVVTGMGADGRGGFGSHAWNEVRLADEDGGWIPLDATWAQSGDWFDSADFDKTHIAKA
- a CDS encoding toprim domain-containing protein; amino-acid sequence: MTSVIIVEGKNDRSRLRRVLRDEVAILCTYGTPGTAQLELLRKQAGDAQVFIFTDNDASGKRIRGMLRDQFPDAEHIYTRRGYPGVEKTPPEYLLEQLLKAGFEEELIFPEPPEGSRWSKEDGL
- a CDS encoding metal ABC transporter solute-binding protein, Zn/Mn family, which encodes MNMHRSVQRLLGGMALLGAMLAFQACGQQNEGQGGSDPAPGTLAVTTTTGMIADAAKEVGGDRVSVTALMGPGVDPHLYKASHGDMVKLDEADVVLYSGLHLEGKMTEVLEKLGRSRPVVAVTDGVPEDRVLESEPGSGSPDPHVWFNASLWTYAVEKVRDTLIAEDPEHEAGYRQRADAYISELEELHAYALERIGSIPEERRVLVTAHDAFGYFGRAYGLEVTGLQGMSTSSEYGSKDVASLRDFLVERGIPAVFVESSIPRKSIESVIEGAARMGSTVVIGGELFSDAMGEAGTPEGTYAGMFRHNVDTIAEALKGESTP